Proteins from a genomic interval of Pseudomonas sp. RC10:
- a CDS encoding helix-turn-helix transcriptional regulator, with protein sequence MSTLFDIAEMLKHARSEAQLSQEAIANRAGVSRSTVARMETLAKGDMSVSALVRLLEAAGYDLRLVKAGHQRTVEDILAEQRSGAMK encoded by the coding sequence GTGTCCACTCTTTTCGATATCGCCGAGATGCTCAAGCACGCGCGCAGTGAGGCTCAACTGAGCCAGGAAGCCATCGCCAACCGAGCGGGCGTGTCGCGCTCGACCGTGGCCCGCATGGAAACCCTGGCCAAAGGCGATATGAGCGTTTCAGCGTTAGTCCGCCTGCTCGAAGCAGCAGGGTATGACTTGAGACTGGTGAAGGCCGGTCATCAACGGACGGTTGAGGACATCTTGGCGGAGCAGCGTTCAGGGGCTATGAAGTGA
- a CDS encoding M90 family metallopeptidase, with product MWSLGGWLKRRTLARNPIDPDLWGRVRQRLPILDGLTAEEDRYLLDSCVLFLHAKHLTALEGVELDDESRLFLAAQAQLPLLALGDLNWYQGFHEIVLYGDDFISPQRHRDASGIEHEWDGEHSGEAWSQGPVILAWPGVLSSGGWEAYNLVIHELAHKLDMLNGDANGHPPLHNDMRVADWARVMQAAFDDMNRQLDANPDTETAIDPYAAENPAEFFAVTSEYFFSAPDLLVETYPEVYAQLKAFYRQDPLSRLMALPTGT from the coding sequence ATGTGGTCATTGGGCGGCTGGCTCAAACGTCGCACGCTGGCGCGGAACCCGATCGACCCGGACCTGTGGGGCCGGGTCCGTCAGCGCTTGCCGATCCTCGATGGCCTGACCGCTGAAGAGGATCGTTACCTGCTCGACAGCTGCGTGCTGTTTCTCCACGCCAAACACCTCACCGCGCTGGAAGGCGTCGAGCTGGACGATGAGTCGCGCCTGTTCCTGGCCGCGCAGGCGCAGTTGCCACTGCTGGCGTTGGGGGATTTGAACTGGTATCAGGGCTTTCACGAAATCGTCCTGTACGGCGACGATTTCATCAGCCCGCAGCGGCATCGCGACGCCAGCGGCATTGAACACGAGTGGGATGGCGAACACAGCGGCGAAGCCTGGTCGCAAGGCCCGGTGATTCTTGCATGGCCGGGTGTGCTGTCGAGTGGCGGCTGGGAGGCCTACAACCTGGTCATCCACGAGCTGGCGCATAAGCTCGACATGCTCAACGGCGACGCCAATGGTCATCCGCCTTTGCACAATGACATGCGCGTCGCCGACTGGGCGCGCGTGATGCAAGCCGCGTTCGATGACATGAACCGCCAGCTGGACGCCAACCCGGACACGGAAACCGCCATTGACCCTTACGCGGCCGAAAACCCTGCCGAGTTTTTTGCCGTCACCAGCGAATACTTCTTCAGTGCGCCGGACTTGCTGGTTGAGACCTACCCCGAGGTCTACGCCCAACTCAAGGCCTTTTATCGGCAGGACCCTCTGTCGCGACTGATGGCGCTACCGACCGGCACTTAA
- a CDS encoding ATP-binding protein: MTLERNAEYLASLVRELCKLPAETPWLEFKHNNADPQEIGEYLAALSNAAALDGKSNAYLVWGVSDKTHELVGTTFKPHSAKKGNEELESWLLRLLSPRLHFRFHTFEVNGSPLVLLEIPSAYGKPTTFEGRELIRIGSNKKPLKDFPEQERTLWRVFDQTPFEDLSAASNLDAAEALALLDYPAYFQLLGLPLPADQSGILSRLQEDGMLRCDIAKRWEISNLGAILFARELEKFKGLSRKAVRLIVYEGKGRLKTLRERQGHKGYASGFEGLIEYLSVLLPRNEVVGKALRKDVPMYPDLAVRELIANALIHQDFSISGAGPMVEIFEDRLEITNPGEPLVDVDRFLDSPPRSRNEGLASFMRRVGICEERGSGVDKVVSETELFQLPPPRWERPVGSLRVVLFAHRVLKDMDRHERTYACYLHACLRYVLRDPMTNTTLRERFGIDAKNSAMASRIIRDAKEAGMIKPYEEGQSNKTSRYLPYWA, translated from the coding sequence ATGACTCTTGAGCGCAATGCTGAATACCTTGCCAGCCTCGTCCGAGAGTTGTGTAAGCTCCCAGCCGAAACACCTTGGCTAGAGTTCAAACACAACAACGCGGACCCGCAGGAGATAGGCGAATACCTCGCGGCGTTATCCAACGCTGCAGCGCTGGACGGTAAGAGCAATGCTTACTTGGTTTGGGGTGTGAGCGATAAAACTCATGAGCTTGTCGGTACGACCTTCAAGCCTCACAGCGCTAAAAAGGGCAACGAGGAGCTTGAGAGCTGGTTGTTGCGTCTTTTAAGCCCTCGCCTTCATTTTCGGTTCCATACCTTTGAAGTTAACGGTAGTCCTTTGGTTTTGCTTGAAATCCCGAGTGCGTACGGAAAGCCAACGACGTTCGAAGGCCGTGAACTGATACGTATCGGTTCGAATAAGAAACCCCTCAAAGATTTTCCTGAGCAGGAACGAACACTTTGGCGAGTATTTGACCAAACACCTTTCGAGGATCTGTCAGCAGCGAGCAATCTGGATGCTGCTGAAGCCTTGGCCCTCCTTGACTATCCCGCATACTTCCAGCTGTTGGGACTGCCTTTGCCTGCAGACCAGAGCGGTATCCTCAGTCGCTTGCAAGAAGATGGCATGTTGCGCTGTGATATCGCAAAACGTTGGGAAATCTCGAATCTTGGCGCGATTCTTTTTGCGCGTGAGCTGGAGAAGTTCAAGGGCTTGTCGCGAAAAGCAGTTCGCTTGATCGTCTATGAAGGTAAAGGGCGATTGAAGACGTTGCGCGAGCGGCAGGGGCACAAAGGCTACGCCAGCGGTTTCGAGGGACTGATTGAGTATCTCAGCGTCCTGTTGCCAAGAAATGAAGTCGTAGGCAAGGCGCTGCGCAAAGACGTCCCCATGTACCCAGATTTGGCTGTACGTGAACTCATCGCCAATGCCCTTATCCATCAGGATTTTTCAATATCGGGCGCCGGTCCGATGGTAGAGATATTTGAGGACCGTCTTGAAATCACCAACCCGGGTGAACCTCTGGTCGATGTAGATCGCTTTCTCGACAGCCCTCCCCGTTCGCGTAATGAGGGTTTGGCCTCTTTTATGCGCCGAGTAGGTATCTGTGAGGAACGCGGCAGCGGTGTAGACAAGGTCGTTTCCGAGACGGAGCTCTTCCAATTGCCACCACCTCGGTGGGAGCGACCAGTAGGGTCATTACGAGTCGTGCTCTTTGCTCACAGGGTTCTTAAGGACATGGACAGGCATGAACGAACCTACGCCTGCTACTTGCATGCTTGTCTGCGCTATGTACTTCGTGACCCTATGACCAACACGACGCTTCGCGAGCGATTTGGCATTGATGCCAAGAACAGTGCGATGGCGTCTAGGATCATTCGTGATGCCAAGGAAGCAGGGATGATCAAACCTTATGAGGAAGGGCAATCAAATAAAACCTCGCGTTATTTGCCCTACTGGGCCTGA
- a CDS encoding MFS transporter, giving the protein MATASARLPESSGAEQASFEDRTYRKVILRILPVLLLCYMAAYLDRVNIGFAKLDMLNDLQFSNTIYALGASIFFWGYFIFEVPSNLLLHRFGARFWIARIMLSWAIVSMAVAFTVPLAKFFHIESETMFYVLRFLLGICEAGFFPGVILYLNYWFPTRRQSRVMSGFLMAMPISLTLGGVISGWLMTRMQGVQGMAGWQWLLIIEGIPSVIMAFVVLAFMANNIDAAKWLSPQEKAMLKANLQTDSTGKASSLREVFFNGRVWLLVLILLTFNTGFYGLAFWMPSIIKSAGISNPLDIGLLTAIPYGIAVIAMTLNARHSNKTGERRLHAAIPAIIGGIGLILSAYFANNVVLSIVFLSVSASGVLSLMPIYWTLPGTVLSGVAAAAGIGMINAIGNLSGFTGSMITAVAENLTGNINDGTYVLGACLFVSAGLILSIPKAMLGNHKTEAAQPVGEFSNA; this is encoded by the coding sequence ATGGCAACCGCATCCGCTCGCCTGCCCGAATCCTCGGGCGCCGAACAAGCCAGCTTCGAAGATCGCACTTACCGCAAAGTCATTCTGCGCATCCTTCCCGTCCTGCTGCTGTGCTACATGGCGGCGTACCTCGATCGTGTGAACATCGGCTTCGCCAAGCTGGACATGCTCAACGACCTGCAATTCAGCAACACGATCTATGCATTGGGCGCGAGCATCTTCTTCTGGGGCTATTTCATCTTCGAAGTGCCGAGCAACCTCTTGCTGCATCGCTTCGGCGCACGGTTCTGGATCGCACGGATCATGCTCAGTTGGGCCATCGTTTCAATGGCCGTTGCCTTCACGGTGCCATTGGCGAAGTTTTTCCACATCGAGTCGGAAACCATGTTCTACGTGCTGCGTTTTCTGCTCGGCATTTGTGAGGCAGGTTTCTTTCCCGGCGTCATCCTTTACCTCAACTATTGGTTTCCGACCCGTCGTCAAAGCCGGGTAATGTCCGGCTTCCTGATGGCTATGCCGATCAGTCTGACACTGGGCGGGGTGATTTCCGGCTGGCTGATGACTCGCATGCAAGGTGTGCAGGGTATGGCGGGCTGGCAATGGCTGTTGATCATCGAAGGCATTCCGTCGGTGATCATGGCCTTTGTAGTGCTGGCGTTCATGGCCAACAACATCGATGCCGCCAAATGGCTGTCCCCGCAAGAGAAGGCAATGCTCAAGGCCAACCTGCAGACCGATAGCACAGGTAAAGCGTCGAGCTTGCGCGAGGTGTTTTTCAACGGGCGAGTGTGGCTGCTGGTGCTGATTCTGCTGACCTTCAATACCGGCTTCTACGGCTTGGCGTTCTGGATGCCGTCGATCATCAAGAGTGCTGGCATCTCCAACCCGCTGGACATCGGCTTGCTGACGGCCATTCCCTACGGTATCGCCGTGATCGCCATGACCCTCAATGCGCGTCATTCCAACAAGACCGGTGAGCGCCGGCTGCACGCGGCGATTCCCGCGATCATCGGTGGCATCGGGCTGATCCTCAGCGCGTATTTCGCCAACAACGTCGTGCTGTCGATTGTCTTCCTCAGTGTGTCGGCGTCCGGCGTGCTGAGCCTGATGCCGATCTACTGGACGCTGCCCGGCACGGTGCTGTCAGGTGTCGCGGCCGCTGCGGGCATTGGCATGATCAACGCCATCGGCAATCTCTCGGGCTTCACCGGTTCGATGATTACGGCCGTTGCCGAGAACCTGACAGGCAACATCAACGACGGCACCTACGTGCTGGGGGCCTGTCTGTTCGTCAGCGCGGGCCTGATCCTGTCGATTCCCAAAGCCATGCTGGGCAACCACAAAACCGAGGCAGCGCAGCCTGTTGGTGAATTCTCCAACGCCTGA
- a CDS encoding XRE family transcriptional regulator, protein MNTSGDRLRVLLRECHLSATDFAANRKVTPQHVNNWFKRGIPMARMEEVAELLSVNVRWLRSGEGPKHPGEDGGNIGLNVSTKTRPERTGARDELDMPFYSELMTQPPGQSSIGEIHGHKVRLARRVLDAMDVQLHNAICVAMVGNSMADKIQDGSLIGVDRGRINVIDGEIYALEHDGMLRVKYLYRLPGGGLRLRSHNASEYPDEIFSAEQIQDQHIHILGWIFWWSTLNNRRHPATLP, encoded by the coding sequence ATGAATACATCAGGTGATCGACTACGCGTACTTCTGCGGGAGTGCCATCTCTCCGCAACGGACTTCGCCGCCAACCGCAAGGTAACGCCGCAACACGTGAACAACTGGTTCAAACGCGGCATCCCCATGGCGCGCATGGAAGAAGTGGCCGAACTGCTCAGCGTCAACGTTCGCTGGCTGCGCAGCGGCGAAGGTCCAAAACACCCCGGAGAAGACGGCGGCAACATCGGACTGAACGTCTCGACTAAAACACGGCCCGAACGCACAGGTGCTCGCGATGAACTGGACATGCCGTTCTACAGCGAACTCATGACCCAGCCCCCCGGCCAGAGCAGCATCGGCGAAATCCATGGTCACAAAGTGCGCCTGGCGCGCCGCGTTCTCGATGCCATGGACGTCCAACTGCATAACGCCATCTGCGTCGCCATGGTCGGCAACAGCATGGCCGACAAGATTCAGGACGGCTCGCTCATCGGCGTAGACCGCGGCCGCATTAACGTCATCGACGGCGAAATTTACGCCCTCGAACACGACGGCATGCTCAGGGTGAAATACCTCTATCGTCTTCCCGGCGGTGGCCTGCGACTGCGCAGCCACAACGCCAGCGAATACCCCGATGAAATCTTCAGCGCCGAACAGATACAGGACCAACACATCCACATTCTGGGCTGGATCTTCTGGTGGTCCACCCTCAACAACCGCCGCCACCCCGCCACCTTGCCATGA
- a CDS encoding DedA family protein: protein MDFNPLDLILHLDVYLDMLVTNYGTWVYAILFLVIFCETGLVVTPFLPGDSLLFIAGAVAAGGGLDPVLLACLLMAAAIIGDSTNYVIGRTVGDKLFKNPNSKIFRRDYLTKTHEFYERHGGKTVTLARFLPIIRTFAPFVAGLGKMHYFRFLGFSVLGSILWVGSLVTLGYFFGNIPFIKKNLTLLVLAIILISLLPMIIGLIRSRRGNSAAAR from the coding sequence ATGGATTTCAACCCGCTTGACCTCATTCTTCATCTCGACGTCTACCTCGACATGCTGGTGACTAACTACGGCACTTGGGTCTACGCGATCCTGTTCCTGGTGATTTTTTGTGAGACGGGCCTTGTGGTCACCCCATTCTTGCCGGGCGATTCACTGCTGTTCATCGCTGGCGCCGTTGCAGCGGGTGGCGGCCTGGACCCTGTTCTGCTGGCCTGCCTGCTGATGGCGGCTGCGATCATCGGCGACAGCACCAACTACGTGATCGGCCGCACGGTCGGCGATAAACTGTTCAAGAACCCCAACTCGAAGATTTTCCGCCGCGACTATCTGACCAAGACACACGAATTCTATGAACGCCATGGCGGCAAGACCGTTACCCTTGCGCGGTTCCTTCCGATCATCCGCACTTTTGCCCCCTTCGTCGCAGGCCTGGGCAAAATGCACTATTTCCGTTTCCTGGGATTCAGCGTGCTGGGTTCGATCCTCTGGGTCGGCAGTCTGGTCACGCTGGGCTACTTCTTCGGCAACATCCCCTTCATCAAGAAAAACCTGACCCTGCTGGTGCTCGCGATCATCCTGATCTCGCTGCTGCCGATGATCATTGGCCTGATCCGCAGCCGCCGGGGCAATTCCGCCGCCGCGCGCTAA
- a CDS encoding LysR family transcriptional regulator, whose amino-acid sequence MKLDPVSLRLFVSVVEEGTIAAAAQREHIAAAAVSKRLSELEELLDSRLLNRTNKGITPTDAGLSLLFMARSALNNLNEIVVQMRDYSHGRRGSASVLANISAITQFMPGLIQSFMADYPLINISLEEQQSLAITKAVAENRADIGIFTRLPHGADIEVFPFRTDRLVLLVPNDHPLAERETVDFNDTLDHPYVTLRSGTHLNFQLIKAANDLGRSLKIRMEVSSYDALCLMVQAGVGIGIMPEGSVGIYKLDGAKAVRLDEAWASRELSVCVRSREGLSTAAGLFLEHILKAEPQTD is encoded by the coding sequence ATGAAGCTTGATCCCGTTTCGCTGCGCCTTTTCGTGAGTGTCGTCGAAGAAGGCACCATCGCAGCCGCCGCCCAGCGTGAACACATCGCAGCGGCGGCGGTGAGCAAGCGGCTCAGCGAGCTGGAAGAGCTGCTCGACTCCAGACTGCTCAACCGCACCAACAAAGGCATCACCCCCACCGATGCGGGGCTGTCGCTGCTGTTCATGGCCCGCAGCGCGCTGAACAACCTCAACGAAATCGTCGTGCAGATGCGCGACTATTCCCACGGGCGGCGCGGCTCGGCCAGCGTTTTGGCCAACATCTCGGCCATCACCCAATTCATGCCCGGCCTGATTCAATCCTTCATGGCCGACTACCCGCTGATCAACATCAGCCTCGAAGAACAGCAAAGCCTCGCCATCACCAAGGCTGTCGCCGAAAACCGTGCCGACATCGGCATCTTCACCCGGTTGCCACACGGCGCCGACATCGAAGTCTTTCCGTTTCGCACTGACCGCCTGGTCCTGCTCGTGCCCAACGACCACCCTTTGGCCGAGCGCGAAACCGTCGACTTCAACGACACCCTTGACCACCCTTACGTCACCTTGCGCAGCGGTACCCATCTCAATTTTCAACTGATCAAAGCCGCCAACGACCTCGGCCGCTCCCTGAAAATTCGCATGGAAGTCTCCAGCTACGATGCGCTCTGCCTGATGGTTCAGGCGGGTGTCGGCATCGGCATCATGCCCGAGGGCAGTGTCGGGATTTACAAACTCGATGGTGCAAAGGCGGTGCGTCTGGATGAAGCGTGGGCGAGTCGTGAATTGAGCGTTTGCGTGCGGTCGAGAGAAGGACTGTCGACAGCGGCAGGGCTGTTTCTTGAGCACATCCTAAAAGCCGAACCGCAGACGGATTGA
- a CDS encoding LysR family transcriptional regulator — MSDLSFQTVCNWLKFKHLVLIDTLARTRNMHAAALHMNLSQPAVSKMLREIERLLGFDLFERLPRNMPPTALGEHVVRYAQIALNDANKFVDQISSLREGGHGFLKVGAIFAATAVVLPSAIVQLKQRWPLLSIEIVEQTSDHLMEMLDDKKLDLAVARYTHENQQQVYDFQALAPEPFCMVVNSQHPLNALKETPLEELGNWPWILYPVGTPIRARMEQAFAKAGIALPRNTIDTISMQTFLQVLQSGPMIAMLPAPMAQPHLESGLLKVLNTPLKLAPQDYGILTRKGEPLLGAASEFAEILLAHTENARVSR, encoded by the coding sequence ATGTCCGATCTGTCCTTTCAGACAGTCTGTAACTGGCTCAAATTCAAGCATCTGGTGTTGATTGACACCTTGGCGCGGACCCGTAACATGCACGCCGCCGCCTTGCACATGAACCTCAGCCAACCTGCCGTCAGCAAGATGCTCCGTGAAATCGAGCGGTTGCTGGGATTCGACCTCTTCGAGCGCCTGCCGCGCAACATGCCGCCCACTGCGTTGGGTGAACACGTCGTGCGTTACGCGCAAATTGCGTTGAATGACGCGAACAAGTTCGTTGACCAGATCAGCAGCCTGCGCGAAGGCGGTCACGGGTTTTTGAAGGTGGGCGCGATCTTCGCTGCCACCGCCGTCGTGCTGCCCAGCGCTATCGTGCAGTTGAAGCAGCGCTGGCCTTTGCTCTCAATCGAGATCGTGGAACAGACCAGCGATCACCTGATGGAAATGCTCGACGACAAAAAGCTCGACCTCGCTGTGGCCCGATACACCCATGAGAATCAGCAGCAGGTGTACGATTTTCAGGCGTTGGCGCCCGAGCCCTTCTGCATGGTCGTCAACAGTCAGCATCCGCTGAACGCATTGAAAGAAACGCCACTTGAGGAATTGGGAAACTGGCCCTGGATTCTCTACCCGGTGGGCACGCCGATCCGGGCGCGAATGGAGCAGGCCTTTGCCAAGGCGGGTATCGCGCTGCCGAGAAACACCATCGACACCATTTCGATGCAGACCTTCCTTCAAGTGCTGCAGTCGGGACCGATGATCGCCATGTTGCCAGCGCCGATGGCTCAGCCCCATCTGGAAAGCGGCCTGCTGAAGGTGCTCAACACTCCTTTGAAGCTGGCGCCCCAGGACTACGGAATCCTGACCCGCAAAGGTGAACCGCTGCTCGGCGCTGCGTCAGAGTTTGCTGAAATCCTGCTGGCGCATACGGAGAATGCTCGCGTGAGTCGATAA
- a CDS encoding YccF domain-containing protein, which yields MRAIGNFLWFILGGLFMGLAWWIIGVLAFVTIIGIPWGRACFVIGQFSFFPFGKEAISRKELHLKDDIGTGGLGLLGNVVWFVLGGLWLALGHVMSALACFITIIGIPFGIQHLKLAGIALAPIGKTIVAKEVAEMARKANAEESVRALRANA from the coding sequence ATGCGCGCTATCGGCAACTTTCTGTGGTTCATCCTCGGTGGTCTCTTCATGGGCCTGGCCTGGTGGATCATCGGCGTCCTCGCCTTTGTGACCATCATCGGCATCCCATGGGGCAGAGCTTGTTTTGTGATCGGCCAGTTTTCCTTCTTCCCGTTTGGCAAAGAAGCGATCAGCCGCAAAGAACTGCACCTGAAAGACGACATTGGCACCGGCGGCCTTGGCCTGCTGGGCAACGTCGTCTGGTTTGTCCTCGGTGGATTGTGGCTGGCATTGGGGCATGTGATGTCGGCTCTCGCGTGCTTCATCACCATCATCGGCATCCCCTTCGGAATTCAGCATCTGAAACTGGCTGGCATCGCTCTCGCACCGATCGGGAAGACCATCGTAGCCAAGGAAGTCGCCGAGATGGCGAGGAAGGCGAATGCTGAGGAGTCGGTCAGGGCTTTGCGGGCTAACGCTTAA
- the ppa gene encoding inorganic diphosphatase, whose protein sequence is MSYSKIPAGKDLPNDIYVAIEIPANHAPIKYEIDKESDALFVDRFMATPMFYPANYGFIPNTLADDGDPLDVLVVTPYPVAPGSVIRARPVGVLNMTDDGGGDAKVIAVPHDKLSQLYVDVKEYTDLPPLLIQQIEHFFANYKDLEKGKWVKIEGWAGADAAREAITKSVAAYKG, encoded by the coding sequence ATGAGCTACAGCAAGATTCCGGCCGGTAAAGACCTGCCGAATGACATCTACGTCGCAATCGAGATCCCGGCCAACCACGCGCCGATCAAATACGAGATCGACAAAGAAAGCGACGCTCTGTTCGTTGACCGTTTCATGGCCACGCCGATGTTCTACCCGGCCAACTACGGTTTCATCCCAAACACCCTGGCTGACGACGGCGATCCCCTCGACGTGCTGGTCGTGACCCCTTACCCGGTTGCGCCAGGCTCGGTGATCCGCGCCCGTCCAGTCGGTGTGCTGAACATGACCGACGACGGCGGCGGCGATGCCAAGGTCATCGCAGTCCCACACGACAAGCTGTCCCAGCTGTACGTCGATGTGAAGGAATACACCGACCTGCCACCGCTGCTGATCCAGCAGATTGAGCATTTCTTCGCGAACTACAAAGATCTCGAAAAAGGCAAATGGGTCAAGATCGAAGGCTGGGCCGGTGCAGACGCCGCTCGTGAAGCCATCACCAAATCGGTCGCTGCCTACAAGGGCTGA
- a CDS encoding Asp/Glu racemase, whose amino-acid sequence MKNFRIGQIVPSSNTTMETEIPAMLTSRYGLFPEEHFTFHSSRMRMMHVSPEELKKMDIDSDRCALELSDARVDVMAYACLVAIMCQGAGYHKVSQERLGKTVVGNKSSAPVLSSAGALIDSLNLLNYKKISIITPYMKPLTQQVIDYIEAAGIEVVDSISLEVSDNLEVGRLDPMNLVAHADKLNIGQADGVVLSCCVQMPSLPAIQVVQDRLDKPVLSASVATVYQILKSLGLKAQVPNAGHLLSGQF is encoded by the coding sequence ATGAAAAACTTTCGAATCGGCCAAATCGTTCCCAGCTCCAACACCACCATGGAAACTGAGATTCCGGCGATGCTGACCTCGCGTTACGGTCTGTTTCCGGAAGAGCATTTCACCTTCCACTCTTCGCGCATGCGCATGATGCACGTCAGTCCTGAAGAGCTGAAAAAGATGGACATCGACAGCGACCGCTGCGCGCTGGAACTGAGCGATGCGCGGGTGGACGTCATGGCTTATGCCTGTCTGGTGGCGATCATGTGCCAAGGCGCGGGCTATCACAAAGTCTCGCAGGAGCGTCTGGGCAAAACCGTTGTCGGCAACAAGTCCAGCGCCCCGGTGCTCAGCTCGGCGGGCGCGTTGATCGACAGCCTCAACCTGCTCAACTACAAGAAAATCTCGATCATCACCCCGTACATGAAGCCCCTGACCCAACAGGTCATCGACTACATCGAAGCGGCGGGCATTGAAGTGGTCGATTCCATCAGCCTGGAAGTGTCCGACAACCTCGAAGTTGGTCGTCTGGACCCGATGAACCTGGTGGCCCACGCCGACAAGCTCAACATCGGACAAGCCGATGGCGTCGTTCTGTCGTGCTGCGTACAAATGCCGTCGCTGCCTGCGATTCAGGTCGTACAGGATCGTCTCGACAAGCCGGTGCTGTCGGCGTCCGTCGCCACGGTCTACCAGATCCTGAAAAGCCTCGGTCTCAAAGCCCAGGTGCCGAACGCCGGCCATCTGCTGTCGGGCCAGTTCTGA
- the yiaY gene encoding L-threonine dehydrogenase, which produces MSSTFFIPSVNMMGIGSLDEATDAIRKYGFRHALIVTDAGLAKAGVAAKVAGLLQQQDINATIFDGAKPNPTVSNVEKGLEQLKLCGADFIISLGGGSPHDCAKGIALVAANGGEISDYEGVDQSAKPQMPLIAINTTAGTASEMTRFCIITDETRHVKMAIVDRNVTPLLSVNDPSLMAAMPKGLTAATGMDALTHAIEAYVSTAATPITDACALKAVELISANLRTAVANGSDMPARENMAYAQFLAGMAFNNASLGYVHAMAHQLGGFYDLPHGVCNAVLLPHVESFNASVCPARLKDVATAMGVDTQRLDNEAGAAAAIAAIRKLSGDIGIPGGLGELGAKADDIPTLAANAMKDACGFTNPRPANQDQIEEIFRTAM; this is translated from the coding sequence ATGAGCAGCACGTTCTTCATTCCGTCTGTGAACATGATGGGCATCGGCAGTCTCGACGAGGCGACAGACGCGATCCGCAAGTATGGGTTTCGTCACGCATTGATCGTGACCGACGCCGGGCTGGCCAAGGCAGGGGTCGCGGCGAAGGTGGCCGGGCTGCTGCAACAGCAGGACATCAATGCCACGATCTTCGACGGCGCTAAGCCCAACCCGACGGTCAGCAACGTGGAGAAAGGCCTGGAGCAACTGAAGCTCTGCGGCGCGGACTTCATCATTTCCCTCGGTGGCGGCTCGCCCCATGACTGCGCCAAAGGCATCGCGCTGGTCGCGGCCAACGGCGGGGAGATCAGCGATTACGAGGGCGTCGATCAATCTGCCAAGCCCCAGATGCCCTTGATCGCGATCAACACCACGGCCGGTACGGCCAGTGAGATGACCCGTTTCTGCATCATCACCGACGAAACCCGCCACGTAAAAATGGCCATCGTTGACCGCAACGTCACACCCCTTCTGTCCGTGAACGACCCGTCGCTGATGGCCGCGATGCCGAAAGGCCTGACCGCCGCCACGGGCATGGACGCACTGACTCACGCGATCGAAGCCTACGTATCCACCGCTGCAACGCCGATTACCGACGCGTGTGCGCTGAAAGCCGTCGAGCTGATTTCTGCCAACCTGCGCACCGCCGTCGCCAACGGCAGCGACATGCCCGCACGGGAAAACATGGCGTACGCGCAGTTCCTCGCGGGGATGGCGTTCAATAACGCGTCGCTGGGTTATGTGCACGCGATGGCGCACCAGTTGGGCGGCTTCTATGACCTGCCCCACGGCGTGTGCAACGCGGTGCTGCTGCCGCACGTGGAAAGCTTCAACGCCAGCGTCTGCCCGGCGCGCCTGAAAGATGTGGCCACGGCCATGGGCGTTGACACGCAGCGTCTGGACAACGAAGCCGGCGCCGCCGCTGCCATCGCGGCGATCCGCAAACTGTCGGGCGACATCGGCATTCCGGGTGGTCTGGGCGAGCTGGGCGCCAAGGCCGACGACATCCCTACTCTGGCGGCCAACGCCATGAAGGATGCCTGTGGCTTCACCAACCCACGCCCGGCGAACCAGGACCAGATCGAAGAGATCTTCCGCACAGCGATGTAA
- a CDS encoding GNAT family N-acetyltransferase codes for MRIIQATLEHLDLLTPLFVKYREFYGEHPFPDSSRDFLQKRLSRDESVIYLALPDDDDSKLLGFCQLYPSYSSLSLKRVWILNDIYVAEDARRQLVADHLMQKAKKMARETQAVRMRVSTSANNEVAQKVYESIGFKEDTQFKNYTLPIN; via the coding sequence ATGCGGATCATCCAAGCCACCCTGGAGCACCTGGACCTGTTGACCCCGTTGTTCGTCAAATACCGTGAGTTTTACGGCGAACACCCCTTCCCCGATTCCTCCCGCGACTTTCTGCAAAAACGCCTGAGCCGCGACGAGTCGGTGATTTACCTGGCGCTGCCAGACGATGACGACAGCAAGCTGCTGGGCTTCTGTCAGCTGTACCCGAGTTATTCCTCCCTGTCCCTCAAACGCGTCTGGATTTTGAATGACATCTACGTCGCCGAAGATGCGCGCCGCCAGTTGGTGGCCGATCACCTGATGCAGAAAGCCAAGAAAATGGCCCGGGAAACCCAAGCGGTACGCATGCGCGTGTCCACCAGCGCGAACAACGAAGTGGCGCAAAAGGTGTACGAGTCGATCGGTTTCAAGGAAGACACGCAGTTCAAGAACTACACCTTGCCGATTAATTGA